ACCGGCCCCTCGCTCTATGTGGCGCGCCCGATCCGCATCAGCAACCCGGTCTGCCTGGCCTGCCACAGCACGCCCGCGGCCGCCCCGGCAACGCTGGTGGCACGCTACGGCCCCTCGAACGGCTTTGGCTGGAAGATGGGCGACACCCTGGGCGCGCAGCTGGTGTCGGTGCCCATGACGGTGCCGCTGCAACGCGCGCACGAGGCGCTCAAGGTGGTGATGGGCGCGCTGGCCGGGGTGTTCGTGCTGATCGGCGCGGCGCTCAACTTCATGCTCTGGATGCTGGTGATACGGCCGGTGCGCCAGCTCGCCGCGCTGGCCGACCGCGTCAGCCTGGGCGAGCTGACGGCGCCCGAGTTCGAGACGCGCAGCCGCGACGAGGTGGGCGTGCTGGCCCAGTCCTTCGGCCGCATGCGCAAGAGCCTGAGCCATGCCATGAAGATGCTGGACGTCTGAGCCGGCGCCGCCATGGACCAGCCTGCCTACATCGGCAAATACCGCATCTCCGGCGT
This portion of the Paucibacter sediminis genome encodes:
- a CDS encoding c-type heme family protein, whose translation is MKLLLKFNLIFLLIFVLGLAGSALVARGLLQKAAAAEVAESAKLLMQNASAVSAYTAEQIRPLLAAQMADAFLPQSVPAYSAAEVQATLQKHYPEYRFKSAMLNPTNPRDRAVDWEEDVIAQFSRNTDLQELVGKRDTPTGPSLYVARPIRISNPVCLACHSTPAAAPATLVARYGPSNGFGWKMGDTLGAQLVSVPMTVPLQRAHEALKVVMGALAGVFVLIGAALNFMLWMLVIRPVRQLAALADRVSLGELTAPEFETRSRDEVGVLAQSFGRMRKSLSHAMKMLDV